The Impatiens glandulifera chromosome 3, dImpGla2.1, whole genome shotgun sequence genome contains a region encoding:
- the LOC124932038 gene encoding protein ROH1-like: MPATDYQGSSRSILSIRRDQIHSAESANDGAELESFKKHVLDRFHDLSVADHKELLSLPWITKLLDAFLCCQEEFRMLMFNNKEITTKPPMDRIISDFFERSVKALDVCNAIRDGIEQIRQWQKLLEIVLCALDNQRSLGEGQFRRAKKALTDLAIGMLDEKESNAAAAAAAAAHRNRSFGRNNTPKEDSNNKSLGHFRSLSWSVSRSWSAVRQIQALGSNLAAPRTNEISATNGLAVAVYTMNCVLLFVMWVLVAAIPCQDRGLQVHLNIPRQFIWASPIVSLHERIVEESKRRDRRNTCGLLREIEKIEVCVRQMNELTEIGNRFPLTEEKEGEVRRRVDELDEIVKAVKNGLDPLERQVRQVFHRIVRSRTEGLS, from the coding sequence ATGCCGGCAACAGATTACCAAGGTTCATCAAGATCAATACTGAGTATACGACGAGATCAGATTCATTCAGCAGAATCAGCCAACGACGGAGCGGAACTCGAATCTTTCAAAAAGCATGTCCTCGACCGTTTTCACGATTTATCGGTAGCGGATCACAAAGAACTACTCTCTCTTCCATGGATTACAAAACTCCTAGATGCCTTCCTCTGTTGCCAGGAAGAATTCAGAATGTTGATGTTCAACAACAAAGAAATCACAACCAAACCTCCAATGGATCGGATCATTTCCGATTTCTTCGAGAGAAGCGTCAAAGCTCTCGATGTCTGTAACGCAATTCGTGACGGAATTGAACAGATCAGACAGTGGCAGAAGTTACTTGAAATCGTTCTATGTGCTTTGGATAATCAGAGAAGTCTCGGAGAAGGTCAATTTCGCAGGGCGAAGAAGGCTTTAACGGATTTAGCAATCGGAATGCTGGATGAGAAGGAGTCGAACGCCGCGGCGGCGGCAGCCGCCGCCGCCCATAGAAACCGTTCTTTTGGGCGAAACAATACACCAAAGGAGGATAGCAATAATAAATCACTAGGTCATTTCCGATCTTTATCATGGAGTGTTTCTCGTTCCTGGTCTGCTGTTAGGCAGATTCAGGCATTAGGAAGTAATCTAGCAGCTCCGAGGACGAACGAGATATCTGCAACAAATGGATTAGCGGTGGCGGTTTATACAATGAACTGTGTTCTATTGTTTGTTATGTGGGTGTTGGTGGCTGCAATCCCATGTCAGGACCGTGGATTACAAGTGCATTTGAACATTCCTAGACAGTTTATATGGGCGAGTCCTATTGTATCTCTTCATGAGAGGATTGTTGAGGAATCAAAAAGGAGGGATCGAAGAAACACATGTGGGTTGTTGAGGGAGATAGAAAAGATAGAGGTTTGTGTAAGACAGATGAATGAATTGACTGAAATTGGGAATAGGTTTCCTTTGACAGAAGAGAAGGAAGGTGAAGTTAGGAGAAGAGTTGATGAATTGGATGAGATTGTTAAAGCTGTTAAGAATGGATTGGATCCATTAGAACGACAAGTAAGACAAGTTTTTCATAGGATTGTGAGAAGCCGGACTGAGGGGCTTTCATGA